The genomic stretch GACGGGGTTGCGGATCTGTTTCACTGGCAGCATCTCTTGCATGTAAAGATACTGGCCAATCAATCCCTTACGCAGGTAATACTGTAAGAATGAATCGTGATGTTGATTTTGCTGATAAATGTCCAACTGTTGGCTCGAAAATCCGAAATCAAACTGCAACCGTGGCACCTGATAAGGGTCCAAAATCATGAACACCACATTCTCGATACCCGCCTGAGCCAGTTCGCGCAAGACGATCTCTTCAAGCTCAATGGGTGAAATATTCACGTGATTAAAATCGAGTAAGGTCGAAAAATCTGATTTCATCATTTGCCCCGTTCGGTTGCTGTTTGTCCGGCCATACTGCAAGTGAACGCCTTGATAGTTTCACCTCAAATATTAGTTGAACAAATACTCAACCAAAGTACTAGAAACCGAACCAATGATCTGACGCACGTTTGTCGCGATATTGACTGCCAAAAATGAGGGCTATGAATGAAAATGGAGCCAAAGACGGTCTGATGTTCACTCCCTAAAGCCAGTGAACAAAATTGAGCGAGAAGCCATGAAAATAACCCCTGTAGCGGCATCGTTTGGCGCCTTAGTTGAAGACGTTCAGCTCGGTGCCATCAACGAGCGACAATTTGAGGCGTTGTACCAAGCGTTCTTACATTACAAAGTGCTGTTCTTTCGCGATCAGTTGCTGACAGCAGAGCAGCATTTGGCAATCGGGCAATGCTTTGGTGAGCTGGAACCGATCCACCCTTTCTTTCCTCATTTGGCAGACGCCCCACAAGTGGTGGTGATTGAAACCCGAGAAGGATTGCCACCTGGAGAGAGCTACTGGCACACCGATCTCACTTGGAAAGCCCGCCCCTCAAAATGCGCTCTGCTTCATGCCCAGCACTGCCCAGCTTCTGGAGGCGATACGATTTGGACCGACATGGAAGCGGTTTGGCAATCGCTTGATGATTCATTAAAGCAGCAGTTGAGACCGCTGTTGGCCACCCATGCTTTACACGCTTTTGAAAATAGCCGTTATGACCACAAGGATGAAGATGGGGAAAGCTACGTGGTGAAGAAATCGCGCGAGTTTCCAGCGGTACATCACCCTGTGGTAGCGCAGCATCCGGAAACTGGACGAGAGACACTGTATATTAATGAACAATTTACCCGTTGTATTGACGGGTTGGAGGAAGCGCAAAGCCAAGCGCTGCTAGAAACGCTTTTTGCCACAGCTCGAGAAGAGAAATTTCAAGTCCGCTTTCAATGGCAAGCAAACTCTTTGGCCATTTGGGATAACCGCGCGACCCAACACTTTGCCGTGACCGATTATGGCGATCAGCCACGTCGCTTGCACCGCGTCACCATTACTGGCGATGCACCACAAGCAACGCAACTTAAGTAAGCTGAATTCAGTTAAGGCTAAGCGCTTATTGGCGCACCAACAGCATCATCACTTCAGCGTGATCAGTATGCGGGAACATATCAAACCACTGAGCACGCTCGACTCGGTAGCTAGGCAGATGCGCTAGGTCTTGCTGCATCGTCACTGGGTTACAACTGGAGTAAATCAAATATTGTGGTGCCAGTTGCTCCAACTGTGCAGTCAGCGCTTGGCCCAAGCCGCGGCGTGGAGGGTTAACCAAAATAAGATCCGCGGCTTGCGTTTGTGCCTGAGAATACGCCGCCGAATCCAACGCAGAGAAACTCAAATTATCAATGCCGAGTTGTTGAGCCGAAAGCTTCGCGCTGTTGATCGCTTCTTCTTCAATTTCAATGCCAATCACTTGCTCTGCGTGCGGTGCGCAGTGAAGCGCAAAGCCACCAACGCCGCAGAAGAGATCCCACATTTGGCGTGGTTTGAGCTCGGCTACCCAATCGCGGGCAGTGGCGTAAAGCTGGGCCGCCACATGCGGATTGGTTTGGAAAAAGCTTTTTGGTCTCACCACCATCGGCACACCGTTAAATTCTTCCAACAAATATTGCGCATCAGTGAGAAAGATCTCTTGCTCCCCTTCCAAGCGAGCCATGTGGATCGGCTGAATGTTCGCGCTGATGACACGAATGGCAGGAAACGCCTGTTGCAACCTCGGCAAGTTGTGGCGAATGCGTTCAAGTGCTGCCTCACTTCTCACCACAAAACGCAGCATAAACTCGCCACGAGCCTGACTACGAGTCAGCAAAACAAACTTAAGCTCACCTTTTTTCTTCACTTTGTTGTAAGGCGGAATGCCTGATGTACGTATCCATTCTTGCAAGTAAGCCAACAGCGCTTGGCTATCTTGAGTGTAGAGCGGGCAATGGACTAAGGAGATGGGCGTGCCGTCTTGGACACTTTCGATCCCTAACGTGGGTTGATGCGCGGCACCAAGCGCGACCATTTTCGCTTTGTTACGGCAATGCATTGAGTCACTTTGAACCGGAGCCAACCACGCACTTTGTGCAACATCAGAAAACAAGGTATGTAACGCATTGTCTTTCATTTCAAGCTGTTGAAAGTAAGGAGTATTCATGTGTGTGCAAGAAGTGCAGCTCTTTTGCTCAAAATAAGGACAGGACATGGCAATCGCAACAAAAAAAGAAAACGGCAGTCTATTCCTCTGCCAGCAATTAACCATTCCAATTATTTGTCATTACGATTAATAGGGGCAATAACAAGAGATTCGACATTTTTCATCATAGCAGATAAAGTTTGTGCACATTTTCTGCTAAGGATTGAGCCATGAACGCTGTTATTGACACTCTGCTTTCCCACCGTTCTATTCGCAAATTTACCGACCAAGCGATAACGCCAGAGCAACTCGACACCATCATTCGAGCAGGGCTAGCCGCTTCTTCTTCCAGTTTGCTACAAGTGGTCTCAATCATTCGCATTACCGATCCAGCCAAACGTCAGCAGCTTGCCGAGCTCGCGGGGCCACAACACTATGTCGAAACGGCTGCCGAATTCCTCGTGTTTTGCATTGATTATCAACGCCACGCCACCCTCAACTCAGAAGTACAAGCGGGCTTTACCGAGCTGACATTGATCGGCGCGGTGGATGCCGGCATCATGGCGCAAAACTGCTTATTGGCCGCAGAGTCGATGGGGTTAGGTGGCGTTTACATCGGTGGGCTGAGAAACAAAGCCGCCGAGGTGGATGCCCTTCTCGAACTGCCTCCATTCAGTGCCGTCTTGTTTGGTATGTGCTTAGGCCATCCAGACCAAGACCCTGATCTCAAACCACGGCTGCCCGCGGAGGTCATTCTCCACGAGAACCACTATCAGCCGCTCGATCTCAATAAAGTAGAGCAATACGATCAAACCATGCTCGACTACTATGGCAAGCGTTCATCAAACCAAAAACAGGCCAGCTGGTCTGAACAAGTAACGGGCAAGCTGGCGGGGGAATCTCGCCCTCATATCTTGCCTTATTTACACAGCAAAGGCTTGGCGACAAAGTAACGCCTCACCACAGTGAGATATCTTAACGACGAAAAGGCAGAACCCAAGTTCTGCCTTTTGCTGTCTAACCCAATCTCACGAGTGGTTTTAGACCAGTTACCACTTCATTTCACCCATGCTCACCTTCGCCCCAATGGTGACGCCTTCATCTGCCGTCAGTAGTGGGTATTGCGCCGTGATCTTTTCAATCAATTGCGTCGAGTTGCTTGATTGCTCTACATAGCGCTGCCAATCCATCACATACTGTTTCGTGAAATCAACCGCCTCTACACGAGGGGGAACTTGCCCTAAGTAATGGCCTGGGATCACGCGCTTTGGCTTCAATTGCTTCATACGATCGAGTGATGCAACCCACTCAAGACGTTCCTCTTTGGTTTGACTATCAGCCATCCAGACATGAATGCCACTGTAAGTGGATACCCCACCCAATGCGGTTTTAAGAGACGGGATCCAGTAGTACGCGTTATGCGTACCCGCTTCTTTTAGCTCAATCTTTTCACCTTCAAGCAAGATGTCGCCGTTGTAGACCTCTGGCACATAAAGCTGACTTGGCGCACCTTCGCCAAGAATTGGCCCCCAGTAACCGATCTTTTGATCTTTTGTGTGATTGATGTGATCAACGATGGTTGCCGTCGCTTTAATCTTTACTTGAGGAAAGGCTTCCACGATCGGCTGAAGACCAAAATAGAAATCTGGATCACCACCAGTAATGTACACCGTGGTGAGTTCTTTGCCCGATTGACGAATCAACTCCACCAGCGCTTTACCTTCGGTAGTACTGAACTGTGCATCGAACAAAATGGCTTCTTTTTTCCCCGAAATCAGCGTCGAGCTGACCGGAAAAATGGCCTTTTCTTGTGGGTTATAAGTGGTCAGTTTCAGTGCTGCCAATGCTGGCTGGCTCAGGGTTGCGAGTACCGCAACGGCAAGTATTTTCTTCATAGAGTTGGCCCTTTGAGTTATCTGTTATCAACGGGCTCTAATGTATTTCGTTTTATTTGCGCGAAATAGCCACACATACACACATCACTAGTGCGAATTATGCACCAATAGTTCACACTCACCGTTCTCGTTTATAACGCCTGCCACAGCGGATCGCTTGCCATTCGCTGACAAATAAAATCAATAAACTGCCGATGTAACGGCGTGATCTGCTTACGACTTGAATAGACGAGGTAAACCCCTAGTTCATCAGGCTGCCAATCCGGCAAGACGGGCAATAGACGACCTTGTGCAAGATGTGGCGCCACCGCAGCATAGGGCTGCTGGCTGATGCCACTTCCATGCAGTGTTGCCGATAACACGATCGTAGAAATATTGGCGGTGATAGGGCCTTGAATATCGATACTTTCTCGGCGGTTATCTCGGGTTAAATACCAACGGTTTTTGCCAAAGTAACTGAAGCTTAAACAACGATGTGCTGGCAAATCGCTGGGCTGCTGCGGATGACCAAACTGTTCAAGATACGCAGGTGTGGCAACAAGGGCACTACGACACACACCCATTTGCCTTGCAATAAGCCCTGGGGCCAAATCATTGGTAATTCGTACCGCCAGATCCACCCCCTCTTCAATTAAGTGGGTGCTGCTATCGGCCACCAGCAGTTCGATCTGTACCTCTGGCCATTGAGCACAAAACGCTTCCACGGCTTGCAACAAGAAATGCTCAATTAAAGAGTAGGCCGAAGCAATACGAAGCTTGCCAGAAAGCGTATTGTTTTGCCGATCTCGTATCGCGCTCACTTCATTAGAAAGGGAAAGCATTTGATAGGCGAGTTCGAGCGTTTGCTCTCCAGCATCCGTGAGGCTTTGTTTACGGGTGGTGCGGTGAAGCAAACGGCTTCCAACCCACTCTTCTAACTCACTAAGATAGCGTGATACCTTGGTCCTCTCGATTTCGAGCACGTTTGCAGCGCCAGACAAACTGCCTTGTTCTGCAATTGCTACAAAAGCCCTGAGAGCCTCTAATCTGTCCATTTCTCACCTCATCTCGAGAGTATCTACTCTAATTCATTACATTTCATTACATACTCTCTTTTATCTCTATTAATCAACAATTTAATTAATAAAAGGTCACATCCACTCACAGAATCATAGATTGCATGAATTAATTATTTCACTACACTGCCCACCGAACGACAACCAAGCATAGATAAAAATAATTTGCGTTAACAATGTCTTAACGCATCGATCTGAGCGATTGGCGCAGATTGGATTCTTTTTCTTGGCAACTTTAATATTGCTTACCCAACAATTTGGCTGCACATGCGAACCATCCACATTTTGGTCGTGGTGATTTCTCACTCATACGCCCAGCGTTACGACTAGGCTGAGTATCGTCAAATGGGTATACCACAACACAACAAATATTATGATTACTATTACTTCGGATTCACTCAATATCGCTTTAGCGCTTCTTAAAGAAGCAAACTTTACTCGTGACCAAATTTTTTATAACGACGGGGTACGCAGCCATCAAGTTCTGGGGCTGAATGTTAAATATGAAGATTTTGAAATCGGTGGAATGTATCTCAGACAAGAGACCCGTTACACGTTAGTTTTGCACGCAGCAGACTGCATCGAGTTCTGGTTTGATCGAGAGCAGGTTCGCTTCGAATCACGCAAAATCGTTCTGCCTCATTCTAATGTGGGTCTTCCTTCCGAGCTTGCTCAGCATAACTTTTAAGTCCTAATATCTTCTGCAGGATAGGCTCTGAGTTATTCTCACCTGTAGAAGCGATAACCCGAACTTCCAAGGAGAGGAAGAACGGGTTATCCATTACCCTCTCTCTAATCTGCTACGTAAGCGCGCAAGAAGATACGCACCATTTCATTGATATGCGTCTGTTGATCTTGCTCGTTGGGCTGCGCAAGGTTTGCCACCAATTGCGGCCATAGAAATTGACCGTGGAACAGATTTAACAAGGTAGCCATGATCTGCTGGCTATCGCCAGAGATCAGCCTTCCGTCACTGATGGCATTTTCTATCCATTGTTTGAGTTCTACGTCTTTGCCCCCCATCAAGGCGAGGTATCGCTGTGCCAGCTCGGGCTCTCGAATGAATTCACCCACGATCATACGCACCACAGGCAAACCCACTTCACTGTAGAGACCGATCACTTTGCGCTGCAAGTACGCTTTGAGCTGCGAGTCCAGCGCCCCATGAGCTTGATATACAAAAGTGGTGTGCTCTTTTTGCTTTTCCACCATGGCATTAATGGCTGCAGTGAACAGCAACTCTTTGCTTTCAAAGTGTCGATAAAGGGTGCGTTTTGAAGTGGATGCTTTTTCGCATACACGATCCATGTTGGCGGCATTAAAACCAAATTCTATAAATTCATCTTTGGCGGCCTCAATAAGGGCAAGCCGTTTTTGCTCGGTAACTTTCATAGCCATCCTCTTTCCATTGCCGCTTAGTATAGAGCAAAAATAACAAAAGTACACTTTCAAGTTTACTTGTAAAAAATTAGGTGTATGATCGTGACAAAATGGCGTTCAACGGATGAGAGACCATTGACAGGTGCCTAAACCAAGGCGATGTACAACAATGGCTGAACCACTTATGTTGGTTTTGCTCTATTTATTGATGTTTAACGAATGAAAAAAGCCGTTCTGCTCTCCTTACTGTTTGCTGCTTGCTCCACCCCAACCGTAGCAGACTCCTTTTCACTGCCTATCTGGAAAGAAGACGCAGAAGCGCTTGGTTACACCTTGCCAAAACCGATCGGTTTTAACTTGAGTTACATGACGATGGAGCAAGGTATTAATGTCGATTCCATCGATCTGCAAGGGTTGGACTTCAACTATCTCGATATCGGTTTGGATGCAGAACCCGGACGCCAATATACCGAAGTGCTGACGTTACGGGCTGATGTTTGGCTGTTCCCCTTTCTTAACTTGTACGGTTTGGTGGGAAAGCTAGATGGCTATTCAACCACAGACGTTACCTTAACCGCGGGCTTTAACCCCAACAGACCGATTATCACCCATAAAATCCAAGACTTTCGCTTGGATCTGGATGGCTACACCACGGGCTTTGGCGCGGTGCTAGTCGGCGGTTATGAAAACTGGTTTGCGTTGGTGGACGCCAGTTTCACGCAAAGCCGTTTGACCGTCATCGACGGCACCATTGACGCGATCGTTGTCTCTCCTCGTGTCGGTTATGATTTCAATCGCCACGGGACACCGCTGCGTATTTGGGCTGGTGCCATGTATCAAGATGTTGAGCAAACACTCAAAGGTTCGCTTTCCGATCTTGGCTTGCCCTCGTCCTTAACCTCACTGCTGCCTAGTGATGCTCGTTTCGAAGTTCAACAACACTTGCAAACCCCATGGAACCCCATTGTGGGCATGCAGTATCAAATTAATGAGAGTTGGTATCTGCTCGGTGAGTTTGGTTTTGGTGACCGCCAGAGCATGTTCTTCTCAGTCGATCGGAGATTCTAACCCATGGGCAAAGTTGGGTGTTGCGCTCTGCTGGCTCTCACCAGTGTCAGTGCCTTTGCAAAACCACAAAGCAGTTGGGTAGATAACCTACTGGAAAAACTGGGTGCCAGCGACACGGTCGATACCAGAAAACTGATCGACTGGGGCGTGTTACCGGGTCCCTTTGTCAACCCAGAGCAAGGGCTCGGTATCGGCATCGCGGCCGTGGGATTGTATACACCAACAGGCTGGCAATCTACAGATCCTTATTCCACCTTAACCCTGACTTCCTACGCCTCAACTTCAGGCTCTTACGGATTAGGGGTTGAAAATCGCACCTATCTTTCTGGTGATCGCATTCGCTTACT from Vibrio vulnificus NBRC 15645 = ATCC 27562 encodes the following:
- a CDS encoding TetR/AcrR family transcriptional regulator; amino-acid sequence: MKVTEQKRLALIEAAKDEFIEFGFNAANMDRVCEKASTSKRTLYRHFESKELLFTAAINAMVEKQKEHTTFVYQAHGALDSQLKAYLQRKVIGLYSEVGLPVVRMIVGEFIREPELAQRYLALMGGKDVELKQWIENAISDGRLISGDSQQIMATLLNLFHGQFLWPQLVANLAQPNEQDQQTHINEMVRIFLRAYVAD
- the vmh gene encoding MBL-fold metallo-hydrolase Vmh, coding for MKKILAVAVLATLSQPALAALKLTTYNPQEKAIFPVSSTLISGKKEAILFDAQFSTTEGKALVELIRQSGKELTTVYITGGDPDFYFGLQPIVEAFPQVKIKATATIVDHINHTKDQKIGYWGPILGEGAPSQLYVPEVYNGDILLEGEKIELKEAGTHNAYYWIPSLKTALGGVSTYSGIHVWMADSQTKEERLEWVASLDRMKQLKPKRVIPGHYLGQVPPRVEAVDFTKQYVMDWQRYVEQSSNSTQLIEKITAQYPLLTADEGVTIGAKVSMGEMKW
- a CDS encoding TauD/TfdA dioxygenase family protein → MNKIEREAMKITPVAASFGALVEDVQLGAINERQFEALYQAFLHYKVLFFRDQLLTAEQHLAIGQCFGELEPIHPFFPHLADAPQVVVIETREGLPPGESYWHTDLTWKARPSKCALLHAQHCPASGGDTIWTDMEAVWQSLDDSLKQQLRPLLATHALHAFENSRYDHKDEDGESYVVKKSREFPAVHHPVVAQHPETGRETLYINEQFTRCIDGLEEAQSQALLETLFATAREEKFQVRFQWQANSLAIWDNRATQHFAVTDYGDQPRRLHRVTITGDAPQATQLK
- the rlmC gene encoding 23S rRNA (uracil(747)-C(5))-methyltransferase RlmC, whose protein sequence is MSCPYFEQKSCTSCTHMNTPYFQQLEMKDNALHTLFSDVAQSAWLAPVQSDSMHCRNKAKMVALGAAHQPTLGIESVQDGTPISLVHCPLYTQDSQALLAYLQEWIRTSGIPPYNKVKKKGELKFVLLTRSQARGEFMLRFVVRSEAALERIRHNLPRLQQAFPAIRVISANIQPIHMARLEGEQEIFLTDAQYLLEEFNGVPMVVRPKSFFQTNPHVAAQLYATARDWVAELKPRQMWDLFCGVGGFALHCAPHAEQVIGIEIEEEAINSAKLSAQQLGIDNLSFSALDSAAYSQAQTQAADLILVNPPRRGLGQALTAQLEQLAPQYLIYSSCNPVTMQQDLAHLPSYRVERAQWFDMFPHTDHAEVMMLLVRQ
- a CDS encoding LysR family transcriptional regulator; this translates as MDRLEALRAFVAIAEQGSLSGAANVLEIERTKVSRYLSELEEWVGSRLLHRTTRKQSLTDAGEQTLELAYQMLSLSNEVSAIRDRQNNTLSGKLRIASAYSLIEHFLLQAVEAFCAQWPEVQIELLVADSSTHLIEEGVDLAVRITNDLAPGLIARQMGVCRSALVATPAYLEQFGHPQQPSDLPAHRCLSFSYFGKNRWYLTRDNRRESIDIQGPITANISTIVLSATLHGSGISQQPYAAVAPHLAQGRLLPVLPDWQPDELGVYLVYSSRKQITPLHRQFIDFICQRMASDPLWQAL
- the nfsA gene encoding oxygen-insensitive NADPH nitroreductase, which codes for MNAVIDTLLSHRSIRKFTDQAITPEQLDTIIRAGLAASSSSLLQVVSIIRITDPAKRQQLAELAGPQHYVETAAEFLVFCIDYQRHATLNSEVQAGFTELTLIGAVDAGIMAQNCLLAAESMGLGGVYIGGLRNKAAEVDALLELPPFSAVLFGMCLGHPDQDPDLKPRLPAEVILHENHYQPLDLNKVEQYDQTMLDYYGKRSSNQKQASWSEQVTGKLAGESRPHILPYLHSKGLATK